A single genomic interval of Corvus hawaiiensis isolate bCorHaw1 chromosome 5, bCorHaw1.pri.cur, whole genome shotgun sequence harbors:
- the TLR3 gene encoding toll-like receptor 3: MMRNAILWWSSLYVRLMFVFWPCASVGKQCHIQNETADCSHLKLTQIPSDLPNNITILDISHNQLRQLGPANLTKYSQLVYLNAGYNSISKLQPELCQSVPLLQILKLHHNELYKLPDKVFSSCTNLTELNLGYNRLNINNDPFKTLKNLNILDLSHNSLKSANLGLEQQLEKLHELMLSSNQITELKKEDFSFLSNTSLNSLDLSSNPLKEFHTGCLHTIGNLFGLILNNVELGENCTKKLCTELSNTAIRNLSLSHVKLSYIGKSTFQGLQGTNLTILNLSQNPFSVIENDSFQWLSSLQYLNLNLNNINVSSRLFYGLSSLKYLNLMNSHTGKIEDFSFHWLYHLEYLIMDNNNFPGITANMFTGLNNLKYLSLSNCNLNLQRITNKTFSSLANSSLQVLNLTKTRISTIESGAFSSLGHLKILHIGLNEINQQLTGHEFKGLNNIQDIYLSYNKNLTLQSESFIFVPSLRKLMLRKVGCSNLALSPSPFHPLRNLTILDISNNNIANIKEDLFDGLDNLDILDLQHNNLARLWKHANPGGPVLFLKGLPNLRILNLKSNGLDEIPVQAFKGLFQLKHLDLGSNNLNLLPATLFDDQASLNSLNLQKNLITSVEEKVFGPPFKSLRKLEMDSNPFDCTCESIAWFADWLNVTQVDIPGLRSQYICNTPPKYHGSLVLYFDSSACKDSAPFKLLFVISATIVTLLIFIVLTIHFEGWRIAFYWNILVNRMLGFKEFERQQEEFYYDAYVIHAREDKNWVSKNFVSLEKNNHFEIRFCLEERDFEAGVSEFEATINSIKKSRKIIFVVTEHLLQDPWCKNFKVYHALQQAIEQSRDSIILIFLNDIQDYKLYHALHLRRGMFRSRCILNWPAQRERVSAFHQQLVMALKSNSKVH, translated from the exons ATGATGCGAAATGCCATTCTTTGGTGGAGCAGCTTATATGTCAGACTGATGTTTGTCTTCTGGCCATGTGCATCAGTTGGAAAGCAATGTCATATCCAAAATGAAACAGCTGACTGCAGTCACCTAAAGCTGACTCAAATTCCCTCTGATCTTCCAAACAATATAACAATTTTGGACATCTCTCATAATCAGCTAAGACAGCTAGGTCCTGCAAATCTGACCAAGTACAGCCAGCTGGTTTACTTGAATGCAGGCTACAACAGCATCTCTAAACTGCAACCAGAATTATGCCAAAGTGTGCCCCTGCTGCAGATTCTGAAGTTACACCATAATGAATTGTATAAGCTCCCTGACAAAGTCTTTTCTTCCTGCACCAACCTGACTGAGCTCAATCTAGGATACAACAGACTAAATATAAATAATGATCCTTTCAAAACCCTGAAG AACTTGAATATTTTGGACTTATCTCATAATTCTTTGAAGTCAGCCAATTTAGGATTGGAGCAACAGTTGGAGAAACTCCATGAGCTCATGCTGAGTAGCAACCAAATCACTGAGTTGAAAAAAGAAGACTTCAGTTTTCTTAGCAATACCTCATTGAATAGTCTTGATTTGTCATCAAATCCACTAAAAGAG TTTCACACAGGATGTTTACATACAATTGGAAATCTGTTTGGCCTCATACTGAACAACGTTGAACTTGGTGAAAATTGCACAAAGAAACTTTGTACAGAATTATCAAACACAGCGATTCGGAACCTCTCACTGAGCCATGTGAAACTTTCCTACATTGGCAAGTCAACTTTCCAGGGTCTGCAAGGAACAAATCTTACAATTTTAAACCTTTCCCAAAATCCTTTCTCTGTCATAGAAAATGACTCATTTCAATGGCTTTCAAGTTTACAATACTTAAACCTGAATCTTAATAATATTAATGTATCTTCACGTTTATTTTATGGATTATCTAGCCTTAAATATTTGAATCTCATGAACTCACATACTGGGAAAattgaagatttttcttttcattggtTATACCACCTGGAGTACCTTATAATGGATAATAACAATTTTCCAGGAATTACTGCTAATATGTTCACAGGTCTGAACAACTTGAAATACCTGAGTCTCTCTAACTGCAACCTAAACTTACAAAGAATAactaataaaacattttcatcaCTTGCTAATTCTAGCTTACAGGTTCTCAACCTCACAAAAACCAGAATCTCTACAATAGAAAGTGGGGCATTTTCTTCCTTGGGACACCTGAAAATTCTTCATATTGGTCTCAATGAAATTAATCAACAGCTCACAGGTCATGAGTTCAAAGGTCTCAATAATATACAAGATATTTATCTTTCCTATAATAAAAACTTGACTTTGCAAAGTGAGTCATTCATTTTTGTCCCAAGCCTTAGAAAACTGATGCTGAGGAAGGTAGGGTGCAGTAATCTGGCACTTTCTCCTTCACCTTTTCATCCTCTACGAAACTTGACTATCCTGGACATCAGCAATAATAACATAGCAAACATAAAAGAAGACTTGTTTGATGGACTTGACAATCTTGACATACTGGATTTGCAGCACAATAATTTAGCCCGACTTTGGAAACATGCAAATCCAGGTGGccctgttctttttttaaaaggtcttCCCAATTTGCGaattcttaatttaaaatcaaatggGCTGGATGAAATTCCAGTTCAGGCTTTCAAGGGTCTCTTTCAATTAAAACACTTGGATTTAGGATCGAATAATTTGAATTTGCTTCCAGCAACTCTGTTTGATGACCAAGCCTCTCTGAATTCGTTGAACCTTCAGAAAAATCTGATTACCTCAGttgaagaaaaagtatttggCCCACCTTTCAAGAGCTTGAGAAAACTAGAGATGGATTCCAATCCTTTTGATTGCACCTGTGAAAGCATTGCTTGGTTTGCTGATTGGCTTAATGTAACCCAAGTAGATATACCTGGACTGAGGTCCCAGTACATTTGCAACACTCCACCTAAATATCATGGTtctctggttttgtattttgatAGTTCAGCCTGCAAAGACAGTGCTCCatttaaacttctttttgtGATCTCTGCCACTATTGTGACGCTACTCATTTTTATTGTCCTTACCATCCATTTTGAAGGGTGGAGAATAGCTTTCTACTGGAATATTTTAGTTAATCGAATGCTTGGTTTTAAAGAATTTGAGAGACAACAGGAAGAGTTTTATTATGATGCCTATGTTATTCATGCAAGAGAAGACAAGAATTGGGTGTCTAAAAATTTCGtgtctctggaaaaaaataaccactTTGAAATTAGGTTTTGTTTAGAAGAACGGGACTTTGAAGCAGGTGTATCTGAATTTGAAGCCACAATTAACAGTAtaaaaaagagcaggaagattatttttgttgtgACTGAACACCTCTTACAGGATCCCTGGTGTAAAAA tttcAAGGTGTATCATGCTCTTCAGCAAGCTATTGAACAAAGTCGGGACTCCATCATACTGATCTTTCTTAATGATATCCAAGATTACAAGTTGTATCATGCACTTCACCTGAGAAGAGGAATGTTCAGATCTCGCTGCATCTTGAACTGGCCAGCCCAGAGAGAACGAGTCAGTGCATTTCATCAGCAATTAGTGATGGCACTTAAATCTAATAGTAAAGTGCACTGA